The proteins below come from a single Chelmon rostratus isolate fCheRos1 chromosome 12, fCheRos1.pri, whole genome shotgun sequence genomic window:
- the smg7 gene encoding protein SMG7 isoform X1, which yields MNLCAQYLRQAEALKADMTDSKLGAAEVWTSRQALQDLYQKMLVTDLEYALDKKVEQDLWNHAFKNQITTLQSQAKNRANPNRSEVQANLSLFLEAASGFYTQLLQELCTVFNVDLPCRVKSSQLGIISNKQSSTSAIVTPQPSSCSYICQHCLVHLGDIARYRNQTSQAESYYRHAAQLVPSNGQPYNQLAILASSKGDHLTTIFYYCRSIAVKFPFPAASTNLQKALSKALESRDEVKTKWSVSDFIRAFIKFHGHVYLSKSLDKLDALREKLEEQFQRLILQKAFSSQQLVHITVINLFELHHLRDLTADGSEQSYSSEQQISWFQLLGLFMSFLGVMCSRALLNNNRGEEIMGECPLPAIKVSLDWLKLRPSVFHEAAVDKRQYIWPWLVSILNSFQPKEDNVSCSSVMPLPEEFELQGFLALRPALRSLDFTKGHQGILVDRDGLPLHTRHQRLVGLGKWVADNQPGLIQCRVNEDGLLVFLTDIPEQAIEEPQEKEAPVLQESSNGEQMPNDGGNSGLKSVLSAGKTQSSWPDGSDRPVVTFKENIKPREQSREPTRNHHLKDSGKERRDFAKGNGSAGKGELKRDGKRKSELKKAGHEKTTDAGKQVKAQTELRKTPVSEAKKTPVTQTQAAGSSQFIPIHHPGAFPPLPSRPGFPPSAYVIPPPVAFPGLQVNPGFSFSTGVSVPGPFLQPGVHTQSGTQAGKQSHIPYSQQRPSGPGPGQGPGSSGQGSGPMNQGPSQGQQPPTQPSSQQALQQSVQLQVQALSQQQSPTKPVQQVGMGKSPPHHPGLQQQYMQVQDQPAQMWNQAQAALQKISPMQMSMKQPQQQQQAFYMAAQDPLKLYEHQLQPPAQPQLSNLDKKIKYPNVKMQDFYWEPSYRIGEGLAVMADRMKRPPPGGICPEQDPSAGPRGPPFELPNQTRMESGPEVVSQPSSLLPISGFPMQEYNQNSIFSQAYGKNLPPSTRPDAPMMHQEPSLYSLFEGTPWSPSLPASSDHSTPASQSPHSSNPSSLPSSPPTHNHGAMPFSNFGPIGTPDSRDRRVVDRWKADKTGTVGGFGLDYLPAAASSAASDTSWHQAGPAGSSWTSQESPMEESSSTVLLDSLKSIWSSSMMQPGPSALEQLLLQQKQKQQRGHGAMNPPH from the exons caggcagaggcCCTGAAGGCTGACATGACAG ATTCAAAGCTGGGGGCAGCAGAGGTGTGGACGTCTCGGCAGGCCCTGCAGGACCTGTACCAGAAGATGCTGGTCACTGACCTGGAGTATGCCCTGGACAAGAAGGTGGAGCAAGACCT GTGGAATCATGCTTTTAAGAACCAGATCACCACACTGCAGAGCCAGGCCAAGAACCGAGCCAACCCCAACCGCAGCGAGGTCCAGGCCAACCTGTCGCTGTTTCTGGAGGCTGCTAGTGGCTTCTACACGCAG TTACTGCAGGAGCTGTGCACCGTGTTCAACGTGGACCTGCCGTGTCGCGTCAAGTCGTCTCAGCTCGGCATCATCAGCAATAAGCAGAGCAGCACCAGCGCCATCGTCACCCCGCAGCCCAGCTCCTGCTCCTACATCTGCCAGCACTGCCTCGTCCACCTCGGAGACATCG CACGTTACCGTAACCAGACCAGCCAGGCAGAGTCTTACTACCGACACGCAGCTCAGCTGGTCCCATCAAACG GTCAGCCGTACAACCAGCTGGCCATCCTGGCCTCCTCTAAAGGAGACCACCTCACCACCATCTTCTACTACTGCCGCAGCATCGCAGTCAAGTTCCCCTTCCCAGCAGCCTCCACCAACCTGCAGAAGGCCCTGTCCAAGGCTCTGGAGAG CCGCGATGAAGTCAAAACCAAATGGAGCGTGTCAGATTTCATCAGGGCCTTCATCAAGTTTCATGGTCACGTCTACCTGAGCAAGAGTCTGGACAAACTGGACGCTCTCAGGGAGAAACTGGAGGAGCAGTTTCAG aGGCTGATCTTGCAGAAAGCCTTCAGCTCTCAGCAGCTGGtccacatcactgtcatcaACCTGTTTGAGCTGCACCACCTCAGAGACCTGACAGCTGACGGCAGCGAGCAGAGCTACAGCAGCGAGCAGCAGATCAGCTGGTTCCAGCTGCTCGGACTCTTCA TGTCCTTCCTGGGTGTCATGTGCAGCCGTGCTCTGCTCAACAATAACAGAGGGGAGGAGATCATGGGCGAGTGTCCTCTGCCGGCCATTAAAGTTTCTCTGGACTGGCTCAAACTGAGACCTAGTGTCTTCCACGAGGCCGCTGTGGACAAGAGGCAGTA cATCTGGCCCTGGCTGGTCTCCATACTCAACAGTTTCCAGCCCAAGGAGGACAATGTGTCCTGTTCCTCAG tgATGCCCCTGCCAGAGGAGTTTGAGTTGCAAGGTTTCTTGGCGCTGCGGCCCGCTCTGAG GTCCTTGGACTTCACTAAAGGTCATCAGGGCATACTGGTGGACAGGGACGGCCTGCCGCTCCACACTCGCCATCAGAGACTTGTCGGTCTGGGCAAATGGGTGGCCGACAACCAGCCGGG actgaTCCAGTGCAGAGTGAATGAGGACGGCCTCCTCGTCTTTCTCACTGACATTCCAGAGCAGGCCATCGAGGAGCCGCAGGAGAAGGAGGCGCCGGTGCTACAGGAGTCCTCCAACGGCGAGCAGATGCCCAACGACGGCGGAAACTCTGGCCTGAAGTCGGTGCTGTCGGCGGGGAAGACGCAGAGCTCGTGGCCCGATGGCAGCGACCGGCCCGTCGTCACCTTCAAGGAGAACATCAAACCCAGAGAACAGAGCCGCGAGCCGACACGAAACCATCACCTGAAAGACAGCGGCAAGGAGCGCCGCGACTTCGCCAAAGGCAACGGGTCGGCCGGGAAAGGAGAGCTGAAGCGGGACgggaagaggaagagcgagCTGAAAAAAGCCGGTCATGAGAAAACAACTGATGCTGGAAAACAG GTGAAGGCGCAGACGGAGCTGAGGAAGACTCCGGTGTCTGAGGCGAAGAAGACTCCTGTCACTCAGACTCAAGCCGCAGGCTCCTCCCAGTTTATTCCCATCCATCACCCTGGAGCCTTCCCACCACTGCCCAGCAGacctg GTTTCCCTCCCTCGGCCTATGTGATCCCTCCGCCGGTGGCGTTCCCAGGTCTTCAGGTGAATCCGggcttctccttctccaccgGCGTGTCCGTCCCCGGACCTTTCCTCCAGCCAGGCGTCCACACCCAGAGCGGCACCCAGGCCGGGAAGCAGTCCCACATTCCCTACAGTCAGCAGAGGCCCTCTGGTCCTGGTCCAGGTCAGGGACCAGGATCCTCGGGCCAGGGCTCGGGACCCATGAACCAGGGGCCCTCCCAGGGCCAGCAGCCCCCGACCCAGCCGTCCTCCCAGCAGGCCTTGCAACAGTCGGTCCAGCTGCAGGTGCAGGCGTTGAGCCAGCAGCAGTCTCCCACCAAACCGGTCCAGCAGGTCGGGATGGGGAAGAGTCCACCTCACCACCCGGGgctgcagcag CAGTACATGCAGGTTCAGGATCAGCCGGCTCAGATGTGGAACCAGGCTCAGGCTGCTCTGCAGAAGATTTCTCCCATGCAGATGTCCATgaagcagcctcagcagcagcagcaggccttcTACATGGCGGCACAGGATCCTCTCAAACTGTACGAGCACCAGCTGCAGCCCCCCGCCCAGCCTCAACTCTCCAACCTGGACAAGAAGATCAAGTACCCCAACGTCAAGATGCAGGACTTCTACTGGGAGCCGTCGTACAGGATAGGGGAGGGTCTGGCTGTGATGGCAGACAGGATGAAGAGGCCTCCGCCAGGTGGTATCTGTCCTGAGCAGGACCCCTCCGCCGGGCCCCGGGGACCCCCATTTGAG CTGCCAAACCAGACCAGGATGGAGAGTGGCCCCGAGGTCGTCAGCCAACCGTCTTCTCTCTTGCCTATATCTGGCTTCCCCATGCAG GAGTATAACCAGAACAGCATCTTCAGTCAGGCCTACGGCAAGAACCTGCCACCCAGCACCAGGCCTGACGCTCCCATGATGCACCAGGAGCCGTCCCTCTACTCCCTGTTTGAAGGGACTCCCTggtccccctccctccctgccagCTCAG ATCACTCCACCCCGGCCAGCCAATCCCCTCACTCCTCCAACCCCAGCAGCCTGCCGTCCTCCCCCCCGACCCACAATCATGGAGCCATGCCCTTCTCTAACTTTGGGCCCATAGGCACTCCGGACAGCCGGGACCGCAGGGTGGTGGACCGCTGGAAGGCTGACAAGACTG GCACGGTCGGCGGGTTCGGTCTGGACTACCTGCCCGCCGCAGCGTCCTCTGCAGCTTCGGACACCAGCTGGCACCAGGCCGGACCGGCCGGCAGCTCCTGGACCAGTCAGGAGTCTCCAATGGAGGAATCGTCCTCCACCGTGCTGCTCGACAGCCTCAAG tccaTCTGGTCGAGCTCCATGATGCAGCCGGGCCCGTCGGCCCTggagcagctcctcctgcagcagaaacagaagcagcagcgaGGTCACGGCGCCATGAACCCGCCTCACTGA
- the smg7 gene encoding protein SMG7 isoform X4: MNLCAQYLRQAEALKADMTDSKLGAAEVWTSRQALQDLYQKMLVTDLEYALDKKVEQDLWNHAFKNQITTLQSQAKNRANPNRSEVQANLSLFLEAASGFYTQLLQELCTVFNVDLPCRVKSSQLGIISNKQSSTSAIVTPQPSSCSYICQHCLVHLGDIARYRNQTSQAESYYRHAAQLVPSNGQPYNQLAILASSKGDHLTTIFYYCRSIAVKFPFPAASTNLQKALSKALESRDEVKTKWSVSDFIRAFIKFHGHVYLSKSLDKLDALREKLEEQFQRLILQKAFSSQQLVHITVINLFELHHLRDLTADGSEQSYSSEQQISWFQLLGLFMSFLGVMCSRALLNNNRGEEIMGECPLPAIKVSLDWLKLRPSVFHEAAVDKRQYIWPWLVSILNSFQPKEDNVSCSSVMPLPEEFELQGFLALRPALRSLDFTKGHQGILVDRDGLPLHTRHQRLVGLGKWVADNQPGLIQCRVNEDGLLVFLTDIPEQAIEEPQEKEAPVLQESSNGEQMPNDGGNSGLKSVLSAGKTQSSWPDGSDRPVVTFKENIKPREQSREPTRNHHLKDSGKERRDFAKGNGSAGKGELKRDGKRKSELKKAGHEKTTDAGKQVKAQTELRKTPVSEAKKTPVTQTQAAGSSQFIPIHHPGAFPPLPSRPGFPPSAYVIPPPVAFPGLQVNPGFSFSTGVSVPGPFLQPGVHTQSGTQAGKQSHIPYSQQRPSGPGPGQGPGSSGQGSGPMNQGPSQGQQPPTQPSSQQALQQSVQLQVQALSQQQSPTKPVQQVGMGKSPPHHPGLQQYMQVQDQPAQMWNQAQAALQKISPMQMSMKQPQQQQQAFYMAAQDPLKLYEHQLQPPAQPQLSNLDKKIKYPNVKMQDFYWEPSYRIGEGLAVMADRMKRPPPGGICPEQDPSAGPRGPPFEDNKSSPLLPPDLLKTLADFEEEEELVFTKPPDFFQALAGPLSTAPGPNIFLPNQTRMESGPEVVSQPSSLLPISGFPMQEYNQNSIFSQAYGKNLPPSTRPDAPMMHQEPSLYSLFEGTPWSPSLPASSDHSTPASQSPHSSNPSSLPSSPPTHNHGAMPFSNFGPIGTPDSRDRRVVDRWKADKTGTVGGFGLDYLPAAASSAASDTSWHQAGPAGSSWTSQESPMEESSSTVLLDSLKSIWSSSMMQPGPSALEQLLLQQKQKQQRGHGAMNPPH, from the exons caggcagaggcCCTGAAGGCTGACATGACAG ATTCAAAGCTGGGGGCAGCAGAGGTGTGGACGTCTCGGCAGGCCCTGCAGGACCTGTACCAGAAGATGCTGGTCACTGACCTGGAGTATGCCCTGGACAAGAAGGTGGAGCAAGACCT GTGGAATCATGCTTTTAAGAACCAGATCACCACACTGCAGAGCCAGGCCAAGAACCGAGCCAACCCCAACCGCAGCGAGGTCCAGGCCAACCTGTCGCTGTTTCTGGAGGCTGCTAGTGGCTTCTACACGCAG TTACTGCAGGAGCTGTGCACCGTGTTCAACGTGGACCTGCCGTGTCGCGTCAAGTCGTCTCAGCTCGGCATCATCAGCAATAAGCAGAGCAGCACCAGCGCCATCGTCACCCCGCAGCCCAGCTCCTGCTCCTACATCTGCCAGCACTGCCTCGTCCACCTCGGAGACATCG CACGTTACCGTAACCAGACCAGCCAGGCAGAGTCTTACTACCGACACGCAGCTCAGCTGGTCCCATCAAACG GTCAGCCGTACAACCAGCTGGCCATCCTGGCCTCCTCTAAAGGAGACCACCTCACCACCATCTTCTACTACTGCCGCAGCATCGCAGTCAAGTTCCCCTTCCCAGCAGCCTCCACCAACCTGCAGAAGGCCCTGTCCAAGGCTCTGGAGAG CCGCGATGAAGTCAAAACCAAATGGAGCGTGTCAGATTTCATCAGGGCCTTCATCAAGTTTCATGGTCACGTCTACCTGAGCAAGAGTCTGGACAAACTGGACGCTCTCAGGGAGAAACTGGAGGAGCAGTTTCAG aGGCTGATCTTGCAGAAAGCCTTCAGCTCTCAGCAGCTGGtccacatcactgtcatcaACCTGTTTGAGCTGCACCACCTCAGAGACCTGACAGCTGACGGCAGCGAGCAGAGCTACAGCAGCGAGCAGCAGATCAGCTGGTTCCAGCTGCTCGGACTCTTCA TGTCCTTCCTGGGTGTCATGTGCAGCCGTGCTCTGCTCAACAATAACAGAGGGGAGGAGATCATGGGCGAGTGTCCTCTGCCGGCCATTAAAGTTTCTCTGGACTGGCTCAAACTGAGACCTAGTGTCTTCCACGAGGCCGCTGTGGACAAGAGGCAGTA cATCTGGCCCTGGCTGGTCTCCATACTCAACAGTTTCCAGCCCAAGGAGGACAATGTGTCCTGTTCCTCAG tgATGCCCCTGCCAGAGGAGTTTGAGTTGCAAGGTTTCTTGGCGCTGCGGCCCGCTCTGAG GTCCTTGGACTTCACTAAAGGTCATCAGGGCATACTGGTGGACAGGGACGGCCTGCCGCTCCACACTCGCCATCAGAGACTTGTCGGTCTGGGCAAATGGGTGGCCGACAACCAGCCGGG actgaTCCAGTGCAGAGTGAATGAGGACGGCCTCCTCGTCTTTCTCACTGACATTCCAGAGCAGGCCATCGAGGAGCCGCAGGAGAAGGAGGCGCCGGTGCTACAGGAGTCCTCCAACGGCGAGCAGATGCCCAACGACGGCGGAAACTCTGGCCTGAAGTCGGTGCTGTCGGCGGGGAAGACGCAGAGCTCGTGGCCCGATGGCAGCGACCGGCCCGTCGTCACCTTCAAGGAGAACATCAAACCCAGAGAACAGAGCCGCGAGCCGACACGAAACCATCACCTGAAAGACAGCGGCAAGGAGCGCCGCGACTTCGCCAAAGGCAACGGGTCGGCCGGGAAAGGAGAGCTGAAGCGGGACgggaagaggaagagcgagCTGAAAAAAGCCGGTCATGAGAAAACAACTGATGCTGGAAAACAG GTGAAGGCGCAGACGGAGCTGAGGAAGACTCCGGTGTCTGAGGCGAAGAAGACTCCTGTCACTCAGACTCAAGCCGCAGGCTCCTCCCAGTTTATTCCCATCCATCACCCTGGAGCCTTCCCACCACTGCCCAGCAGacctg GTTTCCCTCCCTCGGCCTATGTGATCCCTCCGCCGGTGGCGTTCCCAGGTCTTCAGGTGAATCCGggcttctccttctccaccgGCGTGTCCGTCCCCGGACCTTTCCTCCAGCCAGGCGTCCACACCCAGAGCGGCACCCAGGCCGGGAAGCAGTCCCACATTCCCTACAGTCAGCAGAGGCCCTCTGGTCCTGGTCCAGGTCAGGGACCAGGATCCTCGGGCCAGGGCTCGGGACCCATGAACCAGGGGCCCTCCCAGGGCCAGCAGCCCCCGACCCAGCCGTCCTCCCAGCAGGCCTTGCAACAGTCGGTCCAGCTGCAGGTGCAGGCGTTGAGCCAGCAGCAGTCTCCCACCAAACCGGTCCAGCAGGTCGGGATGGGGAAGAGTCCACCTCACCACCCGGGgctgcagcag TACATGCAGGTTCAGGATCAGCCGGCTCAGATGTGGAACCAGGCTCAGGCTGCTCTGCAGAAGATTTCTCCCATGCAGATGTCCATgaagcagcctcagcagcagcagcaggccttcTACATGGCGGCACAGGATCCTCTCAAACTGTACGAGCACCAGCTGCAGCCCCCCGCCCAGCCTCAACTCTCCAACCTGGACAAGAAGATCAAGTACCCCAACGTCAAGATGCAGGACTTCTACTGGGAGCCGTCGTACAGGATAGGGGAGGGTCTGGCTGTGATGGCAGACAGGATGAAGAGGCCTCCGCCAGGTGGTATCTGTCCTGAGCAGGACCCCTCCGCCGGGCCCCGGGGACCCCCATTTGAG GACAACAAGAGCTCGCCTCTTCTACCTCCTGACCTGTTAAAAACTCTAGCAGattttgaggaggaggaagagctcgTCTTTACTAAGCCTCCTGATTTCTTCCAGGCCTTGGCTGGCCCTCTTAGCACTGCTCCTGGACCAAACATATTT CTGCCAAACCAGACCAGGATGGAGAGTGGCCCCGAGGTCGTCAGCCAACCGTCTTCTCTCTTGCCTATATCTGGCTTCCCCATGCAG GAGTATAACCAGAACAGCATCTTCAGTCAGGCCTACGGCAAGAACCTGCCACCCAGCACCAGGCCTGACGCTCCCATGATGCACCAGGAGCCGTCCCTCTACTCCCTGTTTGAAGGGACTCCCTggtccccctccctccctgccagCTCAG ATCACTCCACCCCGGCCAGCCAATCCCCTCACTCCTCCAACCCCAGCAGCCTGCCGTCCTCCCCCCCGACCCACAATCATGGAGCCATGCCCTTCTCTAACTTTGGGCCCATAGGCACTCCGGACAGCCGGGACCGCAGGGTGGTGGACCGCTGGAAGGCTGACAAGACTG GCACGGTCGGCGGGTTCGGTCTGGACTACCTGCCCGCCGCAGCGTCCTCTGCAGCTTCGGACACCAGCTGGCACCAGGCCGGACCGGCCGGCAGCTCCTGGACCAGTCAGGAGTCTCCAATGGAGGAATCGTCCTCCACCGTGCTGCTCGACAGCCTCAAG tccaTCTGGTCGAGCTCCATGATGCAGCCGGGCCCGTCGGCCCTggagcagctcctcctgcagcagaaacagaagcagcagcgaGGTCACGGCGCCATGAACCCGCCTCACTGA
- the smg7 gene encoding protein SMG7 isoform X3, giving the protein MNLCAQYLRQAEALKADMTDSKLGAAEVWTSRQALQDLYQKMLVTDLEYALDKKVEQDLWNHAFKNQITTLQSQAKNRANPNRSEVQANLSLFLEAASGFYTQLLQELCTVFNVDLPCRVKSSQLGIISNKQSSTSAIVTPQPSSCSYICQHCLVHLGDIARYRNQTSQAESYYRHAAQLVPSNGQPYNQLAILASSKGDHLTTIFYYCRSIAVKFPFPAASTNLQKALSKALESRDEVKTKWSVSDFIRAFIKFHGHVYLSKSLDKLDALREKLEEQFQRLILQKAFSSQQLVHITVINLFELHHLRDLTADGSEQSYSSEQQISWFQLLGLFMSFLGVMCSRALLNNNRGEEIMGECPLPAIKVSLDWLKLRPSVFHEAAVDKRQYIWPWLVSILNSFQPKEDNVSCSSVMPLPEEFELQGFLALRPALRSLDFTKGHQGILVDRDGLPLHTRHQRLVGLGKWVADNQPGLIQCRVNEDGLLVFLTDIPEQAIEEPQEKEAPVLQESSNGEQMPNDGGNSGLKSVLSAGKTQSSWPDGSDRPVVTFKENIKPREQSREPTRNHHLKDSGKERRDFAKGNGSAGKGELKRDGKRKSELKKAGHEKTTDAGKQVKAQTELRKTPVSEAKKTPVTQTQAAGSSQFIPIHHPGAFPPLPSRPGFPPSAYVIPPPVAFPGLQVNPGFSFSTGVSVPGPFLQPGVHTQSGTQAGKQSHIPYSQQRPSGPGPGQGPGSSGQGSGPMNQGPSQGQQPPTQPSSQQALQQSVQLQVQALSQQQSPTKPVQQVGMGKSPPHHPGLQQQYMQVQDQPAQMWNQAQAALQKISPMQMSMKQPQQQQQAFYMAAQDPLKLYEHQLQPPAQPQLSNLDKKIKYPNVKMQDFYWEPSYRIGEGLAVMADRMKRPPPGGICPEQDPSAGPRGPPFEDNKSSPLLPPDLLKTLADFEEEEELVFTKPPDFFQALAGPLSTAPGPNIFLPNQTRMESGPEVVSQPSSLLPISGFPMQEYNQNSIFSQAYGKNLPPSTRPDAPMMHQEPSLYSLFEGTPWSPSLPASSDHSTPASQSPHSSNPSSLPSSPPTHNHGAMPFSNFGPIGTPDSRDRRVVDRWKADKTGTVGGFGLDYLPAAASSAASDTSWHQAGPAGSSWTSQESPMEESSSTVLLDSLKSIWSSSMMQPGPSALEQLLLQQKQKQQRGHGAMNPPH; this is encoded by the exons caggcagaggcCCTGAAGGCTGACATGACAG ATTCAAAGCTGGGGGCAGCAGAGGTGTGGACGTCTCGGCAGGCCCTGCAGGACCTGTACCAGAAGATGCTGGTCACTGACCTGGAGTATGCCCTGGACAAGAAGGTGGAGCAAGACCT GTGGAATCATGCTTTTAAGAACCAGATCACCACACTGCAGAGCCAGGCCAAGAACCGAGCCAACCCCAACCGCAGCGAGGTCCAGGCCAACCTGTCGCTGTTTCTGGAGGCTGCTAGTGGCTTCTACACGCAG TTACTGCAGGAGCTGTGCACCGTGTTCAACGTGGACCTGCCGTGTCGCGTCAAGTCGTCTCAGCTCGGCATCATCAGCAATAAGCAGAGCAGCACCAGCGCCATCGTCACCCCGCAGCCCAGCTCCTGCTCCTACATCTGCCAGCACTGCCTCGTCCACCTCGGAGACATCG CACGTTACCGTAACCAGACCAGCCAGGCAGAGTCTTACTACCGACACGCAGCTCAGCTGGTCCCATCAAACG GTCAGCCGTACAACCAGCTGGCCATCCTGGCCTCCTCTAAAGGAGACCACCTCACCACCATCTTCTACTACTGCCGCAGCATCGCAGTCAAGTTCCCCTTCCCAGCAGCCTCCACCAACCTGCAGAAGGCCCTGTCCAAGGCTCTGGAGAG CCGCGATGAAGTCAAAACCAAATGGAGCGTGTCAGATTTCATCAGGGCCTTCATCAAGTTTCATGGTCACGTCTACCTGAGCAAGAGTCTGGACAAACTGGACGCTCTCAGGGAGAAACTGGAGGAGCAGTTTCAG aGGCTGATCTTGCAGAAAGCCTTCAGCTCTCAGCAGCTGGtccacatcactgtcatcaACCTGTTTGAGCTGCACCACCTCAGAGACCTGACAGCTGACGGCAGCGAGCAGAGCTACAGCAGCGAGCAGCAGATCAGCTGGTTCCAGCTGCTCGGACTCTTCA TGTCCTTCCTGGGTGTCATGTGCAGCCGTGCTCTGCTCAACAATAACAGAGGGGAGGAGATCATGGGCGAGTGTCCTCTGCCGGCCATTAAAGTTTCTCTGGACTGGCTCAAACTGAGACCTAGTGTCTTCCACGAGGCCGCTGTGGACAAGAGGCAGTA cATCTGGCCCTGGCTGGTCTCCATACTCAACAGTTTCCAGCCCAAGGAGGACAATGTGTCCTGTTCCTCAG tgATGCCCCTGCCAGAGGAGTTTGAGTTGCAAGGTTTCTTGGCGCTGCGGCCCGCTCTGAG GTCCTTGGACTTCACTAAAGGTCATCAGGGCATACTGGTGGACAGGGACGGCCTGCCGCTCCACACTCGCCATCAGAGACTTGTCGGTCTGGGCAAATGGGTGGCCGACAACCAGCCGGG actgaTCCAGTGCAGAGTGAATGAGGACGGCCTCCTCGTCTTTCTCACTGACATTCCAGAGCAGGCCATCGAGGAGCCGCAGGAGAAGGAGGCGCCGGTGCTACAGGAGTCCTCCAACGGCGAGCAGATGCCCAACGACGGCGGAAACTCTGGCCTGAAGTCGGTGCTGTCGGCGGGGAAGACGCAGAGCTCGTGGCCCGATGGCAGCGACCGGCCCGTCGTCACCTTCAAGGAGAACATCAAACCCAGAGAACAGAGCCGCGAGCCGACACGAAACCATCACCTGAAAGACAGCGGCAAGGAGCGCCGCGACTTCGCCAAAGGCAACGGGTCGGCCGGGAAAGGAGAGCTGAAGCGGGACgggaagaggaagagcgagCTGAAAAAAGCCGGTCATGAGAAAACAACTGATGCTGGAAAACAG GTGAAGGCGCAGACGGAGCTGAGGAAGACTCCGGTGTCTGAGGCGAAGAAGACTCCTGTCACTCAGACTCAAGCCGCAGGCTCCTCCCAGTTTATTCCCATCCATCACCCTGGAGCCTTCCCACCACTGCCCAGCAGacctg GTTTCCCTCCCTCGGCCTATGTGATCCCTCCGCCGGTGGCGTTCCCAGGTCTTCAGGTGAATCCGggcttctccttctccaccgGCGTGTCCGTCCCCGGACCTTTCCTCCAGCCAGGCGTCCACACCCAGAGCGGCACCCAGGCCGGGAAGCAGTCCCACATTCCCTACAGTCAGCAGAGGCCCTCTGGTCCTGGTCCAGGTCAGGGACCAGGATCCTCGGGCCAGGGCTCGGGACCCATGAACCAGGGGCCCTCCCAGGGCCAGCAGCCCCCGACCCAGCCGTCCTCCCAGCAGGCCTTGCAACAGTCGGTCCAGCTGCAGGTGCAGGCGTTGAGCCAGCAGCAGTCTCCCACCAAACCGGTCCAGCAGGTCGGGATGGGGAAGAGTCCACCTCACCACCCGGGgctgcagcag CAGTACATGCAGGTTCAGGATCAGCCGGCTCAGATGTGGAACCAGGCTCAGGCTGCTCTGCAGAAGATTTCTCCCATGCAGATGTCCATgaagcagcctcagcagcagcagcaggccttcTACATGGCGGCACAGGATCCTCTCAAACTGTACGAGCACCAGCTGCAGCCCCCCGCCCAGCCTCAACTCTCCAACCTGGACAAGAAGATCAAGTACCCCAACGTCAAGATGCAGGACTTCTACTGGGAGCCGTCGTACAGGATAGGGGAGGGTCTGGCTGTGATGGCAGACAGGATGAAGAGGCCTCCGCCAGGTGGTATCTGTCCTGAGCAGGACCCCTCCGCCGGGCCCCGGGGACCCCCATTTGAG GACAACAAGAGCTCGCCTCTTCTACCTCCTGACCTGTTAAAAACTCTAGCAGattttgaggaggaggaagagctcgTCTTTACTAAGCCTCCTGATTTCTTCCAGGCCTTGGCTGGCCCTCTTAGCACTGCTCCTGGACCAAACATATTT CTGCCAAACCAGACCAGGATGGAGAGTGGCCCCGAGGTCGTCAGCCAACCGTCTTCTCTCTTGCCTATATCTGGCTTCCCCATGCAG GAGTATAACCAGAACAGCATCTTCAGTCAGGCCTACGGCAAGAACCTGCCACCCAGCACCAGGCCTGACGCTCCCATGATGCACCAGGAGCCGTCCCTCTACTCCCTGTTTGAAGGGACTCCCTggtccccctccctccctgccagCTCAG ATCACTCCACCCCGGCCAGCCAATCCCCTCACTCCTCCAACCCCAGCAGCCTGCCGTCCTCCCCCCCGACCCACAATCATGGAGCCATGCCCTTCTCTAACTTTGGGCCCATAGGCACTCCGGACAGCCGGGACCGCAGGGTGGTGGACCGCTGGAAGGCTGACAAGACTG GCACGGTCGGCGGGTTCGGTCTGGACTACCTGCCCGCCGCAGCGTCCTCTGCAGCTTCGGACACCAGCTGGCACCAGGCCGGACCGGCCGGCAGCTCCTGGACCAGTCAGGAGTCTCCAATGGAGGAATCGTCCTCCACCGTGCTGCTCGACAGCCTCAAG tccaTCTGGTCGAGCTCCATGATGCAGCCGGGCCCGTCGGCCCTggagcagctcctcctgcagcagaaacagaagcagcagcgaGGTCACGGCGCCATGAACCCGCCTCACTGA